Sequence from the Halomarina litorea genome:
CGGCCAACCCGAGCACCGCGTTCTCGAGGTCCGTCCCCGCGAGCAGGACCGTCAGGAAGAACGCCGAGACGCCCAGCGCGACGGCGCTCTCGGCGATGGCCTCCACGAACGTCTCGACGCTCTCGACGACGAGAACGACGCCGACGAGGAACACGACGGCACCGACGAGGACTCCGGGCGCGCCGAACTGCATGGTCGGATCAGCGGCGGGGTCACCTTATAGGGATGGGCCGTGACGGCCCGCCGAGTTTATGTCCCTCGACCCGAAGGTGTCGACGACTGCATGCGTGTCTCTCACAGCCTCGGACGGGTCAGCCGACCCGAGTACACCGGGGAGAACCGGTGTCTCCCCTGTACGGTCGTGAACGTCCTTCTCGCCGCCGCCCTCGGCGTCGCGCTCTCGGCGCTGACCCCGGTGGTCGGCGTCGGGGCCTTCCTCGCGTCGCTCGTCGTCGTCTACCTCCGGGGGTACCTCGTCCCGGGGACCCCGGAACTCACGGAGCGCTACCTGCCCGCGTCGGTACTCGCCCTGTTCGGGAAGGAGCGCGTCGAACCGACGGTCCGGGCGGACGCGACCGACCGCGAGGCGGGCGTCGAACTCCTGACCGACGCCGGCGTGTTCACGCGCGATGGAACGGCTCCCCCCCTCTCCGAGGGCTTCCGCGCGGCGTGGCACGACCGGATGGCGGCGTGGGACGGGGGCGACCCGGAGGAGAGCGTGGCCCGCCTGTTCGACGCCGAGTCGGTCGACGCCAAGAGCGAGCGGTCGTTCGTCGTCGACGGGAACGCGATGGTCCGGTGGCCCTCCCGGGCCGCCCTCCTCGCGGACGTGACCGCGGGGGCCGAACTCCGCGCGCGAATCGAGGGGTGGGAGATGCTCGACCGGTCGACCCGACAGGACCTCCTCACGGCCCTCCGACTCTCCCTCGTGACGTGTCCGGCCTGCGACGGCCCCGTCGAGACGGAGACGCTGACCGACGACCCCTGCTGTCAGCCCGAGTACACCGCCTACGACGCGGCCTGCACGGACTGTGAGACGCCGATCGCCAGCGCCACCGTCCGCGGTGAGGACGACGGGACGCCCCCCGGTCGCCGAGTGCTCGACGCCTGACCAGTAAGTGTCGGATGCTATCTAGTAGCAACCTTCTAACCGCTCGCCCCCGTTCGACGACGCATGTGCCCGCAGCCGCAGTTGCCGAACGTCAAGGTCGGTCGTGACGCCGAGGCGGACGCCGCGGACGAAGAACCCGAAGCGACCCGGACGGTCGAGTATCTGAACTACCAGGTCCTCACGGAGCGAGGGTGGACGCTGGAGGACGACGATCTCTTCGAGAAGGCGGCCGAGGCGGACCTGGACGACGCCGACCACGGCACGTTCGAGGCCGGGGCGACCCGCTACATTCTCGACGCCGCTGAGGACCAGGGCCACCAGTGGCCCTTCGAGTGTCGCGCGGCCTCTTGTGCGAACTGCGCGGCCATCCTCGTCGAGGGCGAGGTGACGATGGACATGGACCTCATCCTCACCGACGAGGAGGTCGAAGAGAAGGGAATCATCCTCACCTGTCAGAGCCTCGCGGTCACCGACCGGGTGGGGATCGTTTACAACGCCCAGCACCTCGACTATCTCCGCGACCGGGTCATCGGCGTGCGGGAGGTGTGAAACGGGGGCAGGGTGGATAGGGACGGAGTGGTCAGAACCGCTGGACGGCCGCCTCCAGTCGCTCCTCCGGCGTGGTGTTTACGACCACCTGGTCCTGCTGGTAGCGTTCGACCTCGCTCAAGTCGAGGTCGATGTCCTCCTCGCTCAACCCCTCGAGGACGGCCGACAGTAAGAGCGCCTGCGAGTCCATCCGCGCTTCGAGTTCGTTGATGTCGTCGAACGCCTTCTCGGCGAACCCGGTCAGCGAGTCCGAGAACTCCGAGAGGTTCCCCTCGGCCTGTTTGATCTTGCGCTCGTTGAGGCTGATGCGCGCGAAGTTGTCCACCTCCTCCAGTTGCCGTTCGAGCGCCTCCACCTCGCGTTCGAGTTCGCCGATGCGCGATTGAATCATCTCCTCGACGAGCTGTTCGAACGTCGACCCGACGTCCTCGCCCCCCGCGTCCCGCCCGTCGCGTCCCACCCGCTGTTTCGCGACGGGGTCCTCGGCCGTCCCGTCGCGGTCGGTCGCCTCGCGCTCGTCGCTGCGGTCCGGGGTCTGTCGGTACGCTCGTGACATGTGCGCACGGTTGGCACGACGCTCCAAATACCTTTGGTCGGGTCGTGGAACCGGGCGACGTGCGGCGGACGGCGCGGTCGCTGTCGGTGCCGCGTCGCGCGGCAAAAAAGGCGAACTCGGTCGGGGGTCGGGCCTCAGGCGGACATCGAGAAGATGGCCAGCCGGGTGTCGCGCTTGCCGCGACGGAGCCACCCGCTGCCGCCGATCTGGAACGCGATGTACTGCTTGTCCGTCCCGGGGTCGTACCAGCTGACGGGACTGGAGGAGATGGGCGCGTCGCCCGTGTCGAACTCCCACAGTCGCTCGCCGTTCTCGGCGTCGTAGGCGATGACGTTCCCGTTCTGCGTGCCGGTGAACATCAGGCCCGTCGCCGTGGACATCGTCCCGCCCCAGAGGTAGGTCTCGCTGTCGATCCAGTCGCGCCAGACCCGCTCGCCCGTCTCGGGGTCGATGGCGCTGATGGAGGCGATGTGGCCGTTGTACTCGTCGGGCATCGCCTCGGTCTCGTCTTCGAGGATGCCGCCCCAGTACTTCTTGCCCTCTTCGAACTCCTCGAAGCGCCACCACGCCTCCTGAGCGTTGTTGTGCATCTTGTAGTAGATGAGCCCGGTCTCGTGGTTGTAGGTGGGTGGCTGCCAGTCGTTGCCGCCCATCCCACCGGGCATGAACGTCCCGCGGCGTCCCTCGTCGATGTGGGGAATCATGCTGAACATGTTCAGCTGCTGGACCCCCGGCTCGGAGCGCTCGATGAGTTGGCCCGTCTCCGCGTCGACGGTGTACGCCCACCCGGTCTTGCCCGCGTCCACGACGACGTCTTTGGTCTGGTTGCGGTGGGATATCTCGAGGTCCTCGATGAACACGCGCGGGCACGCGGAGTCGTAGTCCCAAACGTCGTGGGGCGACTCCTGGTGGAACCAGAGTCGTTCGCCCGTCTCGGCGTCGAGACAGAGCGTCCCGCAGGTGTTGCGGTTCGGCCCCGGGCGCACCGATCCGTCGAAGTCCGGGCCGGGGTTGCCTACTGGTAAGTAGAGGCGGTTGCGCTTCTCGTCGAAGGTGGCCGTCATCCAGTTGGTGCCGGCGGCCTGGTTGATGGAGTCGCCGACCCACTCCTCCTCGGGGCAGGTGCGGGTGAACCACTTCTCCTCGCCCGTCTCGCAGTCGATGGCGGTGTGGAAGCCGCGCACCCCGTACTCGCCGCCCGCGCTCCCCGTGTAGAGGGTGCCCTCGTGGACGATGGGCGCCCACGTCGCCGAGTAGCCGCGCTCGTGGTCGGCCGTCGAGTGGTACCACTCCTCCTCGCCGGTGTAGCGGTTCAGGGCCTGCACCCCCGAGTCGAGGGTCATCATGAACACCTTGTCCTCGTAGACGGCCACGCCCCGGTTGTTGTCGTCACAGCAGAGCATGACCTCCGAGGGGACGGCGTAGGTGTAACTCCAGAGGACGTCGCCCTCGCGCGGGTCGATGGCCTTCAGGTGGTTCGGGCCGTTCGACTGGTACATGATGGGCGGGTCGCCCGGCACGATGACCGGCGACCCCTCCATGCTCGACCCGGCCCCGACCTCCAGGTCGTGTTCGAGTTCGAGTTGGTCGACGTTCTCCTTCGTGATGACGTCGGCCGTGGTGTAGCGGTGCTGATGGTAGTTCCCGCCGTACATCAGCCACGCCTCCTCGTTCTCCCCGGAGTTGCTCAGCATCTCCTGGGTGACGTCCTTCTGGGGGATGCGGTCGACGTCGTGTTGGTGTGTCACAGACTTGTCCGGCGACCCCAGCACGCGATACCCGTTGTCCGTCTCCCGTACGACTGTGTCCTGTGCGGCCTTGACGGCCCTGTCTTCTTCGATTGACATGTATTATCTGACTTCGCTCGGGGCGCGCATCTCGTCCGTGATACGGTAGGCGTCCCGGCAGATCTCCTGCTGATTGATGATGGCGATGGCGGTGCCCGCCGTGAGCGCCGCCGTCGCCTGGCTGTCCGTCAACTCGTCCGTGCCGCCGTCCGCGATCTCGAGGGCCGCCCTCGTCAGGAGGTAGAGCCCGCCGAGCATCGCCTTCACGTCCCAGACGGCGTCGTCGAGAATCGTCTCGGTGATGAGCACCTGCTTCTGCCACAGGTGGACGTCGAGGGTCTGTATCCACAGCAGCGCCCCGCCCATCGCCCGCTGTTGGAGCGGCGGGACGTCCTCGACGTTGAACTCGACCCCGTCCGGGATCTGGGCAGTGGGAACCCATCGCGCCAGCCGGTCGTCGTTGTTCGTCACGTTCATCATCAACACCGTCTGTTCGCGCTCGTCGAAGCCGGCGTCGGCCAGTTCGTCCGTGAGCGTCTCGGACTCGACGAGTCCCTGCGCGGTGTGTCTGATGTGGTCGCTCGAGAAGCGTGGTGAGTGCACGTCGACGCTGTCGAAGAACCCGACGTCGAGGAGGTGTTCGTACACCCGCCAGCCCGGT
This genomic interval carries:
- the fer gene encoding ferredoxin Fer, with protein sequence MCPQPQLPNVKVGRDAEADAADEEPEATRTVEYLNYQVLTERGWTLEDDDLFEKAAEADLDDADHGTFEAGATRYILDAAEDQGHQWPFECRAASCANCAAILVEGEVTMDMDLILTDEEVEEKGIILTCQSLAVTDRVGIVYNAQHLDYLRDRVIGVREV
- a CDS encoding pyrroloquinoline quinone-dependent dehydrogenase, which codes for MSIEEDRAVKAAQDTVVRETDNGYRVLGSPDKSVTHQHDVDRIPQKDVTQEMLSNSGENEEAWLMYGGNYHQHRYTTADVITKENVDQLELEHDLEVGAGSSMEGSPVIVPGDPPIMYQSNGPNHLKAIDPREGDVLWSYTYAVPSEVMLCCDDNNRGVAVYEDKVFMMTLDSGVQALNRYTGEEEWYHSTADHERGYSATWAPIVHEGTLYTGSAGGEYGVRGFHTAIDCETGEEKWFTRTCPEEEWVGDSINQAAGTNWMTATFDEKRNRLYLPVGNPGPDFDGSVRPGPNRNTCGTLCLDAETGERLWFHQESPHDVWDYDSACPRVFIEDLEISHRNQTKDVVVDAGKTGWAYTVDAETGQLIERSEPGVQQLNMFSMIPHIDEGRRGTFMPGGMGGNDWQPPTYNHETGLIYYKMHNNAQEAWWRFEEFEEGKKYWGGILEDETEAMPDEYNGHIASISAIDPETGERVWRDWIDSETYLWGGTMSTATGLMFTGTQNGNVIAYDAENGERLWEFDTGDAPISSSPVSWYDPGTDKQYIAFQIGGSGWLRRGKRDTRLAIFSMSA